The Leifsonia williamsii genome includes a region encoding these proteins:
- a CDS encoding SRPBCC family protein — translation MAEYTVIREYPYPIEEVWAVLTEPEQVARWTTTGQGGRPEGFAAVPGTSFRFVGKPTMGWAGVVYCEVISVDGPRSLHYTWSGDEDSDDVTDVTYLLEETPEGTRFTWHHTGFTGVGGFAMSKLLGSVRKKMLTEGVPPVLEAYHRAAR, via the coding sequence ATGGCCGAATACACCGTCATCCGGGAGTACCCGTATCCGATCGAGGAGGTGTGGGCCGTCCTGACCGAGCCGGAGCAGGTCGCACGGTGGACGACGACCGGGCAGGGCGGCCGGCCGGAGGGCTTCGCCGCCGTGCCGGGAACGAGCTTCCGGTTCGTCGGCAAGCCCACGATGGGCTGGGCCGGGGTGGTCTACTGCGAAGTGATCTCCGTCGACGGTCCGCGCTCGCTGCACTACACGTGGAGCGGCGACGAGGACTCCGACGATGTCACCGACGTGACCTACCTGCTCGAGGAGACGCCGGAAGGGACGCGGTTCACCTGGCACCACACGGGCTTCACGGGCGTGGGCGGCTTCGCGATGTCGAAGCTGCTCGGCAGCGTCCGGAAGAAGATGCTCACCGAGGGCGTGCCTCCGGTGCTGGAGGCGTACCACCGGGCAGCGCGCTGA
- a CDS encoding MBL fold metallo-hydrolase codes for MTTTNPGTIGADRLPFGVGVGVIGGPTTVIDIHGVRILVDPTFDPPGDHGYLRKTAGPTLPASALGPIDVLLVSHTQHPDNLDDSGRDLALAAPLVLTTPSGAADLGRPNARGLARWESVAHAAGLTITATPALHGPADEVTPEGYVTCEVDGFVIEAPGGPTVYVGGDNASLSAVVEVVRRFPRIDVALLNGGGAHVPNRYDDRPLTFTPDRLAAAAEILGAPHVVVAHQDGWEHFAYGAEDTRRAFEQAGIAAVLRAAPLGSWSISALPGGTPPAPEARPR; via the coding sequence ATGACGACCACGAACCCCGGCACCATCGGCGCGGACCGCCTTCCCTTCGGCGTCGGCGTCGGCGTCATCGGCGGCCCCACGACGGTCATCGACATCCACGGCGTGCGCATCCTCGTCGACCCCACGTTCGACCCGCCCGGCGACCACGGCTACCTCCGGAAGACGGCCGGCCCGACCCTCCCGGCGTCGGCGCTCGGCCCGATCGACGTCCTGCTCGTGAGCCACACCCAGCACCCGGACAACCTCGACGACAGCGGACGCGACCTGGCCCTGGCCGCGCCGCTCGTGCTCACCACGCCGAGCGGTGCGGCGGACCTCGGACGTCCCAACGCCCGGGGCCTCGCCCGCTGGGAGAGCGTCGCGCACGCCGCCGGCCTCACGATCACGGCCACCCCGGCGCTGCACGGCCCCGCCGACGAGGTGACCCCCGAGGGCTACGTCACCTGCGAGGTCGACGGCTTCGTCATCGAGGCCCCCGGTGGCCCGACGGTCTACGTGGGCGGCGACAACGCCTCCCTCTCCGCGGTGGTGGAGGTCGTGCGCCGGTTCCCGCGGATCGACGTCGCGCTCCTCAACGGCGGCGGCGCGCACGTCCCGAACCGCTACGACGACCGCCCGCTCACCTTCACCCCCGACCGCCTGGCCGCCGCCGCGGAGATCCTGGGCGCGCCCCACGTCGTCGTCGCCCACCAGGACGGCTGGGAGCACTTCGCCTACGGAGCGGAGGACACGCGCCGCGCCTTCGAGCAGGCGGGCATCGCCGCCGTGCTGCGGGCGGCTCCGCTGGGGTCGTGGAGCATCAGCGCGCTGCCCGGTGGTACGCCTCCAGCACCGGAGGCACGCCCTCGGTGA